A single window of Shewanella sp. Choline-02u-19 DNA harbors:
- a CDS encoding ABC transporter ATP-binding protein: MSENSAITVSHLIKSVNTQEGELTILNGINMDVKQGESVAILGPSGSGKSTLLGLLAALDSPSQGSILLDGVALETLNEESKAALRKQKVSFIFQSFMLVDTLNALENVMLPAELAGIANAKEKSQAMLERVGLSHRLNHFPNQLSGGEQQRVAIARAFICEPKVLFADEPTGNLDSANSDKIADMLFELNRESDTTLVLVTHDMILASRCQRQFIMDSGNLSEKISEKPTDKRAEDTELETAKNAVNEEASSWS; encoded by the coding sequence ATGTCTGAAAATAGCGCCATAACAGTAAGCCACCTAATTAAATCGGTTAATACTCAAGAGGGAGAGTTGACTATCCTCAACGGCATTAATATGGATGTCAAGCAGGGGGAGAGTGTTGCGATACTTGGGCCGTCGGGTTCCGGTAAGTCAACGTTGCTTGGATTACTTGCTGCGCTGGATTCTCCCAGCCAAGGATCCATTCTACTTGATGGCGTGGCGCTTGAAACGTTAAATGAAGAATCTAAAGCGGCACTTCGTAAGCAGAAAGTGAGCTTTATCTTCCAATCCTTTATGTTGGTCGATACCTTAAACGCGCTGGAAAACGTCATGTTACCTGCAGAGTTGGCCGGGATTGCTAATGCCAAAGAAAAGTCTCAGGCGATGCTAGAACGTGTTGGATTGAGCCACAGACTTAATCATTTCCCTAATCAGCTATCTGGCGGTGAGCAGCAGCGTGTGGCAATCGCCCGTGCATTTATCTGTGAGCCAAAAGTATTATTTGCAGATGAGCCAACGGGGAACTTGGATTCAGCCAACAGTGATAAAATCGCTGATATGTTGTTTGAACTCAACCGTGAGAGTGACACCACACTCGTGCTGGTGACTCACGATATGATTTTGGCAAGTCGATGTCAGCGACAGTTCATTATGGATTCAGGTAACTTAAGCGAAAAGATAAGTGAAAAACCAACGGATAAACGAGCAGAAGATACTGAACTAGAAACGGCAAAGAATGCTGTGAATGAAGAGGCAAGTTCATGGAGCTAA
- a CDS encoding ABC transporter permease: MELKLAWRLFKRELSQGQLLLIILAITLAVLSVTGLASVSERLQLAINGQASKFIAADRIINSPKEIDPAVLAIADKIGLARVTSMQFNSMVYAGDEFQLVTVRAVEQGYPLKGNIELSTGIAQGLPSADDIWFETRLGGLLGYPQQIEIGNANFNLSNEIIRLPDAGFNPFASSPVVLMRIEDVAKTQVIQPGSRVTYLYQFAGDAAKLEAFEVQAKPLLNTSQRWVDVQSGDSPIASAVKRAERFLLLASLLGIALACAAIGIAAQRYCQRHYDVVAMLKTFGASAKQIRILFGTHLLLVTVVGVVLGLIGGVGLDRTITAFLPVEIAAYNPPMSRPLLLGIGTGFISAFMFSAYPLMRLLSIPPLRVLQRQLEGLQLGMWLHLLLSLSAMALLGYLYSQSLPLTLTVVAAVLLLGTLLSVLGFFMIRLGHSVGMKTTNPLQLALAGLRRRARQNAVQLVGFSSALVLLLTIFALRQDLLNEWQKQLPENAPNYFLVNIAPEETATIADFLKPHVKVPPVIYPVIRGRLTAINDELLISSEQKEAGGEGRVGISRELNLTFRDSMPDNNEILSGRFNQDIFDVSVESGVAERLELALGDSLTYTIDNQSLTVKVASIRAVHWETLQPNFFMIFTKEALAPFAYTSMSSFHLEESQRGVILSLIKQFPTVSIIDVGAMVKQLREIIDQVSLSLTLVLVLVLLASALVMIAQTEAGMATRQRELAVLRTFGASGWLLRAATGLEFALLGTIAGVLAVIVAEFTLYLLKTQVFELNVYMHWPWWGIAPLCGGLVVALLGLWSCRQLLNKSCSELLKGH; encoded by the coding sequence ATGGAGCTAAAACTGGCATGGAGGCTGTTTAAGCGAGAATTGTCTCAAGGACAACTGTTGCTGATCATTCTTGCTATCACCCTAGCGGTGCTATCGGTAACCGGATTAGCTTCTGTCAGTGAACGATTGCAGCTCGCGATTAATGGGCAAGCTTCAAAATTCATTGCTGCTGACAGGATTATTAACTCACCCAAAGAGATCGATCCCGCGGTTTTAGCTATCGCTGACAAGATAGGCCTTGCTCGTGTTACCAGCATGCAGTTTAACTCCATGGTATATGCTGGGGATGAATTCCAACTGGTGACGGTAAGAGCCGTTGAACAAGGCTATCCACTCAAAGGCAATATTGAGCTCAGCACTGGGATAGCTCAAGGGCTGCCGAGCGCAGACGATATTTGGTTTGAAACCCGATTAGGCGGTTTACTTGGGTACCCGCAACAGATTGAAATTGGTAATGCTAATTTTAACTTATCCAATGAGATTATCCGTCTACCCGATGCAGGATTTAACCCTTTTGCATCCTCTCCTGTGGTGTTGATGCGGATTGAAGATGTGGCTAAAACACAAGTTATCCAGCCGGGTAGTCGCGTGACATACCTTTACCAATTTGCAGGAGATGCTGCAAAGCTAGAAGCATTTGAGGTGCAAGCTAAACCGCTACTCAATACCAGTCAGCGCTGGGTTGATGTTCAGTCCGGTGACTCGCCAATTGCCAGTGCCGTTAAACGTGCTGAGCGCTTTTTATTACTCGCAAGCTTACTCGGTATCGCGCTTGCTTGTGCTGCCATTGGTATTGCGGCGCAACGATATTGTCAGCGCCACTATGACGTGGTGGCCATGTTGAAGACATTTGGCGCTTCAGCAAAGCAAATAAGAATTTTATTTGGCACCCATCTACTGCTAGTGACTGTTGTGGGTGTTGTTCTTGGCTTAATCGGTGGCGTTGGGCTTGATCGCACGATCACTGCATTTTTACCAGTAGAGATAGCCGCATACAATCCGCCGATGAGCAGACCATTACTGCTCGGGATCGGTACCGGTTTTATCAGTGCCTTTATGTTTTCGGCATATCCTCTAATGCGACTATTGTCTATTCCGCCATTGAGAGTGCTGCAGCGCCAACTTGAAGGTTTGCAATTAGGGATGTGGTTGCACCTCTTATTGAGCTTAAGTGCAATGGCGTTGCTCGGTTACTTGTACTCACAGAGTCTGCCATTAACGTTAACGGTAGTTGCCGCAGTATTATTGTTAGGAACTTTACTGAGTGTTTTAGGCTTCTTTATGATCCGCTTGGGTCATAGTGTCGGCATGAAAACCACTAACCCATTGCAGTTAGCATTAGCGGGGCTGCGCAGGCGTGCACGGCAAAATGCAGTGCAACTAGTGGGGTTCAGTAGCGCATTAGTTTTATTGTTAACCATTTTTGCATTGAGACAAGATCTACTAAACGAGTGGCAAAAACAGTTACCCGAAAATGCGCCCAATTACTTTTTGGTCAATATAGCGCCAGAAGAAACAGCCACTATTGCAGATTTCTTAAAACCACATGTAAAAGTCCCGCCGGTTATTTACCCGGTGATCAGAGGACGCTTAACCGCGATTAATGATGAGCTACTGATCTCTTCTGAGCAGAAGGAAGCGGGTGGTGAGGGAAGGGTTGGGATCTCGCGAGAGTTGAATCTCACCTTTCGGGACAGCATGCCAGACAATAATGAAATTCTTTCTGGTCGCTTTAATCAGGATATTTTTGATGTCTCTGTTGAATCCGGTGTTGCTGAACGTTTGGAATTAGCCTTAGGTGATAGTTTAACTTACACCATTGATAACCAATCTTTGACGGTGAAAGTGGCAAGTATTCGAGCTGTGCATTGGGAAACATTGCAGCCAAACTTCTTTATGATCTTCACAAAAGAAGCATTGGCGCCGTTTGCCTATACCTCCATGTCGAGCTTTCACTTAGAAGAGTCACAACGTGGCGTTATTTTATCTTTGATAAAGCAGTTTCCAACAGTGTCGATTATCGATGTTGGCGCAATGGTGAAGCAGTTACGCGAAATCATCGATCAAGTTTCTTTATCACTGACCTTAGTGCTGGTATTGGTGTTACTTGCAAGCGCACTGGTGATGATAGCCCAGACTGAAGCGGGAATGGCAACCCGACAACGTGAACTGGCGGTACTAAGGACATTTGGAGCATCTGGTTGGTTACTTAGAGCTGCCACAGGACTTGAATTTGCGCTACTAGGGACGATTGCGGGAGTGTTAGCGGTTATCGTTGCTGAGTTTACCTTGTACTTATTGAAAACTCAGGTGTTTGAACTCAATGTTTATATGCATTGGCCTTGGTGGGGGATAGCGCCATTGTGTGGTGGTTTGGTGGTTGCTTTACTCGGGCTTTGGAGCTGTCGACAGCTGTTAAACAAATCATGCAGTGAACTGCTTAAAGGGCATTAA
- a CDS encoding TIGR01777 family oxidoreductase — MNILITGASGFVGTQLVKRLSHHQLTLLTRHPEHAAKRLGTHHHYLSSLDGLANLDSFDALINLAGEPIAGKRWSDTQKKSICHSRWSITAKLAQLILASNNPPSTFVTASAVGYYGSQGSRHIDETLQLSSESRAEFTHKVCHKWEQEAQNAATEATRVCIVRIGLVLGSQGGALAKMLPAFKLGLGGPIANGKQGMSWIHQDDLISLIEFLLNNPQTSGVFNGCAPMPVSNKDFTKALGAALNRPACIPVPAFGLKLALGEMSTLLIEGQYVVPKRALAAGFEFKYPTIDSALNALFK; from the coding sequence ATGAATATATTGATTACTGGTGCCAGTGGATTTGTTGGTACTCAGCTTGTAAAACGGTTAAGTCATCATCAACTGACGTTGCTGACAAGGCACCCTGAGCATGCCGCTAAGCGTCTAGGGACGCATCATCACTACCTTAGTTCTCTAGATGGATTAGCGAACCTAGACAGTTTTGACGCGCTGATTAATCTCGCAGGCGAACCCATCGCGGGAAAAAGGTGGTCTGACACGCAAAAAAAATCAATATGCCATAGCCGATGGTCAATAACAGCCAAGCTGGCCCAATTGATCCTCGCAAGTAATAACCCACCAAGCACATTCGTTACCGCTTCAGCCGTTGGATACTATGGTAGTCAGGGCTCACGACATATTGATGAAACACTGCAACTGAGCTCAGAAAGTCGTGCAGAGTTTACTCATAAAGTGTGTCACAAGTGGGAACAAGAAGCGCAAAATGCGGCAACTGAAGCCACTCGAGTTTGCATTGTTCGCATTGGCTTAGTACTTGGTTCCCAAGGTGGCGCGTTAGCAAAAATGTTACCTGCTTTTAAACTTGGTCTAGGCGGGCCTATCGCCAATGGCAAACAGGGGATGAGTTGGATACATCAAGATGACTTAATTAGCTTAATTGAATTCTTACTTAACAACCCACAAACCAGTGGGGTATTCAATGGTTGCGCCCCCATGCCTGTCAGTAATAAAGATTTCACCAAGGCATTAGGCGCCGCATTAAACCGCCCTGCCTGTATTCCAGTGCCAGCATTTGGACTGAAACTGGCGCTAGGTGAAATGTCGACCTTGTTAATCGAAGGACAATATGTGGTGCCTAAACGGGCGTTAGCTGCGGGCTTTGAATTTAAATACCCTACAATTGATAGTGCATTAAACGCACTGTTTAAATAA
- a CDS encoding AI-2E family transporter: MTRFENQGVAFKGFAIFAFIVVILAGIKTASPIVVPFVLSVFIAVICNPMISWLTRHRVPRGVAVLMLMAFIVLMGLWLASIVGTSINEFSTQLPFYRDQLIEQFSWIVDKLATLNIQISKEQILAYFDPGVALSMTTNMLTGVGSVMANLFLIILTVVFMLFESNGFSKKMHFALDDPDMRLQQVDRFLNSVNQYMVIKTLVSLATGLIVGVGLYIIGVDYALLWGVIAFLFNYIPNIGSIIAAIPSVLLAFIQIGPGAAGAVALLYLGTNAVMGNLVEPRYMGRGLGLSTLVVFLSLIFWGWLLGSAGMLLSVPLTMIVKIALESSQGGRWLAVLIGDDIAENNDDPETDLKIETSKK, from the coding sequence ATGACCCGATTTGAGAATCAAGGCGTTGCATTTAAAGGGTTTGCCATCTTTGCATTTATTGTGGTGATCCTCGCGGGGATCAAGACGGCAAGTCCGATTGTTGTTCCGTTTGTATTATCGGTATTTATTGCCGTGATCTGTAACCCGATGATTAGTTGGCTTACCCGTCATCGTGTCCCAAGAGGGGTCGCGGTATTAATGCTAATGGCATTTATTGTCCTGATGGGTTTGTGGTTGGCGTCTATAGTCGGGACCTCTATCAATGAGTTTTCCACACAATTACCTTTTTATCGTGATCAGTTAATTGAGCAATTTTCTTGGATTGTCGACAAATTGGCCACGCTCAATATTCAGATCTCTAAAGAACAAATACTGGCTTACTTTGATCCTGGTGTAGCATTGTCAATGACCACCAATATGCTGACTGGTGTTGGCAGCGTCATGGCTAATCTGTTCTTAATCATCTTAACCGTTGTGTTTATGTTGTTTGAATCTAATGGGTTTTCAAAAAAGATGCATTTTGCACTTGATGATCCCGATATGCGTTTACAGCAAGTTGATCGTTTTTTGAATTCAGTCAATCAATACATGGTGATTAAAACCTTGGTGAGTTTAGCAACTGGACTCATTGTTGGCGTGGGCTTATACATCATTGGTGTCGATTACGCATTGTTGTGGGGCGTGATTGCTTTTCTGTTCAACTATATTCCAAATATTGGTTCTATTATTGCCGCCATTCCTTCCGTATTGCTAGCCTTTATACAAATCGGCCCAGGTGCTGCAGGCGCCGTTGCTTTGCTGTATTTAGGGACTAACGCGGTTATGGGCAACTTAGTTGAACCCCGATACATGGGACGCGGTCTTGGCCTGTCGACTTTGGTCGTTTTTTTATCATTAATATTTTGGGGCTGGTTGTTAGGCTCTGCCGGCATGTTGTTATCCGTCCCGCTGACCATGATTGTAAAAATTGCCTTAGAGTCTAGTCAAGGCGGACGTTGGTTAGCAGTATTAATCGGTGATGATATTGCTGAAAATAACGATGATCCCGAAACCGATTTAAAGATTGAAACTAGTAAGAAGTGA
- a CDS encoding class I SAM-dependent methyltransferase — MQLFIEAIKDVTFGNDVSRLFHGRGGRYQGAEHLCLDWYAPVVLLTSFKPLNEDELSVLTEAIEQRWCELKSVEPINLVFQYRSGGETHTDILKGEVPEKHIVVENGAQFQVHLLRGQNHGLFLDMCNGRQWVREHSAGKKVLNLFAYTCGFSIAALQGKATEVVNIDMSKGSLSIGKQNHMLNNFGAGARFLGHDIFKSWGKLTKLGPYDIIIADPPSNQKGSFVATKDYARLLKRLPDLLAPDGDILLCLNAPELSIDFLKEQVASYSPSLQFCEQMANPAVFEDINPDKALKVLRYRQQE; from the coding sequence ATGCAGTTATTTATTGAAGCAATAAAAGACGTTACCTTTGGTAATGATGTGAGCCGGTTATTTCATGGCCGTGGTGGGCGTTATCAAGGAGCTGAACACCTTTGCTTAGATTGGTATGCGCCAGTGGTACTGCTGACCAGTTTTAAGCCACTCAATGAGGATGAACTCTCAGTCCTCACAGAGGCTATTGAGCAACGTTGGTGTGAGCTAAAAAGTGTTGAACCAATAAATCTGGTTTTTCAGTACCGTAGTGGCGGTGAAACGCACACCGATATCCTTAAAGGTGAGGTGCCTGAAAAGCACATTGTTGTTGAAAATGGCGCTCAGTTTCAAGTCCATCTGCTACGTGGCCAAAATCATGGTTTATTTTTGGATATGTGCAATGGCCGCCAATGGGTTCGTGAACATAGCGCAGGCAAAAAAGTTCTGAATTTGTTTGCTTATACCTGTGGTTTTTCTATTGCGGCGCTGCAAGGCAAAGCAACGGAGGTGGTTAACATTGATATGAGCAAAGGCTCACTATCGATAGGTAAGCAAAATCACATGCTAAATAATTTTGGTGCTGGGGCGCGCTTTCTTGGACATGATATTTTTAAGTCCTGGGGAAAGTTAACCAAGCTTGGACCTTACGATATTATTATTGCGGATCCACCCAGTAATCAAAAGGGCAGTTTTGTCGCGACAAAAGATTATGCACGCCTGTTAAAACGTTTGCCTGATCTGTTGGCACCTGATGGCGACATTCTATTATGTTTAAATGCGCCTGAGCTGAGTATTGATTTTTTGAAAGAACAAGTCGCTAGCTACAGCCCGAGTCTGCAGTTTTGTGAACAGATGGCTAACCCTGCTGTCTTTGAAGATATTAATCCTGATAAAGCACTAAAAGTATTGCGGTATAGACAACAAGAATAA
- the pta gene encoding phosphate acetyltransferase, protein MSRNIMLIPIGTGVGLTSISLGMVRALERHGVKVRFFKPIAQQRPMDRGPERSTTILSKSPTVNPLEPFDMAHAENLIRADKIDVLMEQIIARATECTDDTETIIVEGLVQTRNHPFSSDVNHAIAKALDADVIFVATPGNESATALMNRLEISHNSWGGNKNKRLIGAIINKIGAPVDDEGRARPDLSEVFTNDDIQRADAASMFQLPGKSKIRILGSVPYNLDLVAPRASDLAKHLSAKIINAGEMHTRRMRKVTFCARSIPNMVTHIKTDSLLVTSGDRSDVIVSACLASMNGVKVGALLLTGGYEPEPQIMELCEQAFETGLPVFLIDTNTWQTSLNIQRFDHEVPVDDAVRIEQVQEFVAGHIDQSWVESVTKNSPREHRLSPPAFRYKLTELARAAGKTVVLPEGDEPRTIEAASICAERGIARCVLLGNREEIERIATQQGVTLGEGVEIIEPESARSRYVEPMVELRRNKGLTEVVAKEQLEDNMVLGTMMLAQGEVDGIVSGAVNTTANTIRPPLQLIKTAPGSNLVSSIFFMLMPDQVFVYGDCAINPDPSAEQLADIAIQSAESAIAFGIEPRVAMISYSTGSSGTGSDVDKVREATRIAKEKRPDLVIDGPLQYDAAVMPNVARSKAPNSPVAGQATVFVFPDLNTGNTTYKAVQRSADLISIGPMLQGMRKPVNDLSRGALVDDIVYTIALTAIQAAQNES, encoded by the coding sequence ATGTCTCGCAACATTATGCTCATCCCTATAGGGACTGGTGTAGGGTTAACATCTATTAGTTTAGGTATGGTTCGTGCGCTTGAGCGTCACGGTGTTAAGGTTCGCTTTTTTAAGCCGATAGCCCAACAACGTCCAATGGATCGTGGGCCCGAACGTTCAACCACCATCTTAAGCAAGTCACCCACGGTTAATCCACTCGAACCATTCGATATGGCTCATGCTGAAAACCTCATTCGTGCTGATAAAATAGACGTATTAATGGAGCAGATTATCGCTCGTGCAACTGAATGCACAGACGATACTGAGACCATTATTGTCGAAGGCTTAGTGCAAACTCGTAACCACCCTTTCTCAAGTGACGTGAACCATGCGATTGCTAAAGCATTAGATGCTGATGTGATTTTTGTCGCCACTCCTGGTAATGAAAGTGCGACTGCGCTGATGAACCGCCTAGAGATCTCACATAATTCATGGGGTGGGAATAAAAATAAACGTCTCATTGGTGCCATTATCAACAAAATTGGCGCCCCCGTTGATGACGAAGGTCGTGCTCGCCCAGACTTATCTGAAGTCTTTACCAACGATGATATTCAGCGCGCTGATGCAGCAAGCATGTTTCAACTTCCAGGTAAGAGCAAAATTCGAATTTTAGGCAGTGTGCCTTACAACCTTGATCTCGTCGCACCTCGCGCATCAGATCTTGCAAAGCACTTAAGCGCCAAAATCATCAATGCGGGTGAAATGCACACCCGCCGTATGCGTAAAGTGACCTTTTGTGCCCGCAGTATTCCAAATATGGTTACCCATATTAAAACCGATTCGTTGCTCGTCACTTCAGGCGATCGTAGTGATGTTATCGTTTCAGCATGTCTTGCTTCAATGAACGGTGTCAAAGTTGGCGCACTCTTGCTAACGGGCGGATATGAGCCAGAACCGCAAATTATGGAGCTTTGTGAGCAAGCGTTCGAAACAGGCTTACCTGTATTCCTGATTGACACCAATACTTGGCAAACATCGCTTAACATACAGCGTTTCGATCACGAAGTGCCCGTTGATGATGCCGTCCGTATTGAACAGGTTCAAGAATTTGTTGCCGGGCATATAGACCAGAGCTGGGTAGAAAGCGTAACGAAGAACTCACCACGTGAGCACCGTTTATCGCCACCTGCGTTCCGTTACAAGTTAACAGAGCTTGCTCGTGCTGCAGGTAAAACCGTTGTTTTACCTGAAGGTGATGAACCTAGAACAATTGAAGCTGCCAGCATTTGTGCTGAACGTGGTATTGCACGTTGTGTTCTACTGGGTAATCGCGAAGAGATTGAGCGTATTGCCACTCAGCAAGGCGTAACCTTAGGTGAAGGTGTCGAGATCATTGAACCTGAGTCAGCACGTAGCCGCTATGTCGAGCCTATGGTTGAACTTCGACGTAATAAAGGTTTGACTGAGGTCGTTGCTAAAGAGCAATTAGAAGACAACATGGTGCTCGGTACTATGATGTTGGCGCAAGGCGAAGTTGATGGCATTGTATCTGGTGCCGTGAACACTACCGCTAATACCATACGTCCGCCGCTACAGTTAATCAAAACAGCACCGGGTTCAAACTTAGTCTCTTCTATCTTCTTTATGTTGATGCCAGATCAAGTCTTCGTTTATGGTGACTGCGCGATCAATCCTGATCCTAGTGCCGAGCAATTGGCTGATATTGCAATTCAGTCTGCTGAATCAGCAATTGCATTCGGTATTGAGCCTCGCGTTGCGATGATCAGCTACTCAACGGGAAGTTCAGGAACCGGTTCAGATGTTGATAAGGTACGTGAAGCAACACGTATTGCCAAAGAAAAACGTCCAGACTTAGTGATTGATGGACCTTTACAGTATGACGCTGCAGTGATGCCGAATGTTGCTCGTTCTAAAGCACCAAACAGCCCTGTAGCAGGTCAAGCAACCGTATTTGTATTCCCAGACCTCAACACAGGTAATACGACGTATAAAGCGGTTCAACGAAGTGCAGACCTGATATCAATTGGTCCTATGCTGCAAGGTATGCGAAAGCCAGTAAACGATCTATCACGCGGCGCACTCGTCGATGATATTGTTTACACTATTGCTTTAACCGCAATTCAAGCTGCGCAAAACGAAAGCTAA
- the ackA gene encoding acetate kinase has product MSNKLVLVLNCGSSSLKFAVIDALTGDDQISGLAECFGLEDSRIKWKVSGEKHEANLGAFTAHREAVEYIVKNILGEYPQIAEKIQVIGHRIVHGGEKYTQSVIIDETVIKGIEESAVFAPLHNPAHLIGIRASLASFPELPQVAVFDTAFHQTMPEHAYIYALPYKLYREHGIRRYGAHGTSHLFISREAAKALGKEISDTNIICAHLGNGASVTAIKGGKSVDTSMGLTPLEGLVMGTRCGDIDPSIVYHLINKLGYTPDEVNNLMNKQSGLLGISELTNDCRGIEEGYESGHKGATLALEIFCYRLAKYIASYTVPLGRLDALVFTGGIGENSDLIREKVLSLLAIFNFKVDNERNTAARFGKQGKITTDEGPVAMVIPTNEEWVIAQDSVALIK; this is encoded by the coding sequence ATGTCAAATAAACTGGTATTAGTGCTTAACTGTGGTAGTTCATCTCTTAAGTTTGCGGTTATTGATGCGCTAACTGGTGATGACCAAATTTCTGGTCTGGCCGAGTGTTTTGGGCTAGAAGATTCTCGAATCAAATGGAAAGTAAGCGGTGAGAAACACGAAGCTAACCTAGGTGCATTTACCGCACACAGAGAAGCTGTCGAGTATATTGTCAAAAATATTTTGGGTGAATATCCACAAATTGCCGAAAAAATCCAAGTGATTGGTCATCGTATCGTTCACGGGGGGGAAAAATACACTCAATCGGTGATCATTGACGAAACCGTAATAAAAGGTATCGAAGAAAGTGCTGTATTCGCACCTCTTCATAACCCTGCTCACTTAATTGGTATTCGTGCCTCTCTGGCTTCTTTTCCTGAGCTTCCACAGGTGGCAGTATTTGATACGGCTTTTCATCAAACGATGCCAGAACATGCTTACATTTATGCTCTGCCATACAAACTGTATCGTGAACACGGTATACGCCGCTATGGTGCTCATGGCACAAGTCATTTATTCATCAGCCGTGAAGCGGCTAAAGCACTCGGCAAAGAGATCTCTGATACTAATATTATCTGTGCCCACCTCGGTAATGGTGCATCTGTTACTGCGATTAAAGGTGGTAAGAGTGTAGATACTTCTATGGGCCTAACACCTCTAGAAGGTCTGGTCATGGGCACTCGTTGTGGTGATATTGATCCTTCTATCGTATATCATCTGATCAATAAATTGGGTTATACGCCTGACGAAGTGAACAACTTGATGAACAAGCAAAGTGGCCTTTTGGGTATATCTGAGCTGACTAACGATTGCCGCGGCATTGAAGAAGGATATGAGTCAGGCCATAAAGGCGCCACACTTGCGCTTGAGATTTTCTGCTATCGCTTAGCTAAGTATATCGCTTCTTACACCGTGCCTTTAGGGCGTCTTGACGCACTGGTATTTACTGGCGGCATTGGTGAAAACTCTGATCTCATTCGTGAGAAAGTGCTTAGCTTATTGGCTATTTTCAATTTTAAAGTCGACAACGAGCGTAACACCGCTGCCCGTTTTGGTAAGCAAGGTAAAATAACCACAGATGAAGGTCCTGTCGCGATGGTGATCCCAACAAATGAAGAGTGGGTTATCGCACAAGATTCTGTTGCGCTAATTAAATAG
- the yfbV gene encoding terminus macrodomain insulation protein YfbV, with product MSIYVLKTLGEGRRYMKTWPMVRQLSFYFPEYRVMRATQIALPLMPFLAILAGASQLYLHGWDYLPQAITIALFFISLPIQGLLWLGWRSRHPLPLSLFDWGNQLSTKLLQMGVNCRPLGAKACYFDMALILKAAFECLDASYWEEL from the coding sequence TTGAGCATTTATGTTCTCAAAACCCTAGGTGAAGGCCGTCGTTATATGAAGACTTGGCCTATGGTTAGACAACTGAGTTTTTACTTTCCTGAGTATCGCGTTATGCGCGCCACTCAAATTGCTTTGCCATTAATGCCGTTTTTGGCCATATTGGCGGGTGCAAGTCAGTTATACCTGCACGGTTGGGATTACCTACCTCAGGCAATCACCATTGCTTTGTTCTTTATTAGCTTACCTATTCAAGGTCTGCTTTGGTTAGGTTGGCGCTCTCGCCATCCCTTGCCGTTATCTTTATTTGACTGGGGTAATCAGTTATCAACAAAACTGCTGCAAATGGGGGTTAATTGTCGACCCTTAGGCGCTAAAGCTTGCTACTTCGATATGGCGCTTATTCTAAAAGCGGCATTCGAGTGTTTGGATGCAAGTTATTGGGAAGAGCTTTAG
- the pflA gene encoding pyruvate formate lyase 1-activating protein, whose amino-acid sequence MAVIGRIHSLESFGTVDGPGIRFITFMQGCLMRCQYCHNRDTWDLHGGNEIKVDELMSQIISYRPFLEASGGGVTASGGEAVLQAEFVAELFQACKKEGIHTCLDTNGFVRKYTPVIDELLDNTDLVLLDIKQMNDKKHIDLTKVSNQRTLQFAEYLHKRGKKTWIRYVVVGGFTDDIPSAQALAEFIKPMSNVEKVELLPYHELGKHKWEAMGEEYELSQISPPSSETMEQIKQVFIDMGINAIY is encoded by the coding sequence ATGGCAGTAATAGGTCGAATTCATTCCCTAGAGTCCTTTGGTACTGTTGACGGACCCGGCATAAGATTTATCACCTTTATGCAAGGTTGTTTAATGCGTTGCCAATACTGTCATAACCGCGATACTTGGGATCTACACGGCGGTAATGAAATTAAAGTCGATGAGCTAATGAGCCAAATCATTAGCTATCGACCTTTTCTTGAAGCCAGTGGTGGTGGAGTCACGGCGAGTGGCGGTGAAGCTGTATTACAAGCTGAGTTCGTTGCTGAGCTTTTTCAAGCCTGTAAAAAAGAAGGTATTCATACCTGCTTAGACACCAATGGATTCGTGCGTAAATATACGCCAGTCATTGATGAGTTACTCGATAATACCGATCTGGTGTTACTTGATATAAAACAGATGAACGACAAAAAGCACATCGACCTCACAAAAGTGAGTAATCAACGTACGTTGCAGTTTGCCGAGTATTTGCACAAACGTGGTAAAAAAACCTGGATTCGATATGTAGTTGTCGGTGGATTTACAGACGACATTCCATCTGCACAAGCGCTGGCTGAGTTTATTAAGCCAATGAGCAATGTTGAGAAAGTAGAATTACTGCCCTACCACGAGTTAGGTAAACATAAATGGGAAGCGATGGGTGAAGAGTATGAACTCAGCCAGATCTCGCCTCCAAGTTCTGAAACAATGGAACAGATAAAGCAAGTCTTCATCGATATGGGTATTAATGCCATTTACTAA